Genomic DNA from Haloplanus sp. HW8-1:
GCGTCCGGATCGACCTCCAGAACGTCGAATGCGTCCACGTCAGCGGGTAGGGGTTCGGACGGATAAATCTCCTTGGACCGGGGTGGCGCCGCCGCGGACTCGTGGCGGGAGCTCCCGTCGTGAGTGCCGGGGTGACGGCCATCCGATGGAGACTACAATAGAGTCGAACTGCGCGAGAAGTGGGGCCGGCGGGACTGTCGAATCACGCCCAGACGTGCTCGCTTCGTCGCCGGCCTGCGGCCGGCTTCCAGCGGGACCTTCGGTCCCGCACTGCTCGCGGGAACGCGGGTACGGCCACCCGAAGATGGGTGCTGGTCGACGTGAGAATGCGGGAAGTGGGCCGGCGCGAATTCGAATCGCGGTTACGGCCACCCGAAGGCCGAAGGATACCAAGCTACCCCACCGGCCCGCGGTCGGACGAACGCCAGCGGCGAGTTTAACAGTTGTGATTCGGCCCACTCAGTACGACCGGAACCCCTCGGTGTCGAGGTAGTTGTGGGCGACGGTGATGGCGTGGTCGGCGTGGAGCGCGCGCGGGCCGAGGCGGACGCGGCGGTCCGCCCGCTCGGACAGGCAGTCGGCCTCGCGGTCGGCGAAGTCGCGGTGGTCGGAGAGGGCGAAGACGGGGTCGGACGGCGGGTCGCGGTCGACGACCGGCGTGCCCGCCTCGTGGAGTTGGACGAGCGTGCCGTCCAGGGCGTCGAGGGTCGCCTCGAACCCGCGGCGACGGATCGAGACGCCGGGGCTCGACTCGACCGGCTGGTGGCCGATGGCGTCCTCGCGGCGCTCCAGTGCCCCCCGGATCAGCGCGGCCGTGCTCCGCTCGTCGGGATTGAGCCGGCGGAGGTCGCTCCCCTCGAAGGTGATCGTGAACGCGTCCCCGAGGACGAGGTGGACGCGGACGTCCTCGCGGATGGCATGGGAAAGGAAGAAGGCCGACGTGACACACCGACAGAGTACGTCGAGGCGGCCGGCCCCGCCCGCGAGGTCGTCGAGCGTGAACTCCGGGGCGGTGGGCGCCTCGTGACCGACGACGACGAACTGGCGCATGGCGGACGTGGGCGGCCGGCGGCCTTGGTTCTACTCGTTCCCGATCCGGATCGTCGTCGACGCGGCGAGACGGGAGTCGTCGACGAGGAGGCGAGCGGTCAGGGTGTGTTCGCCGGGATCCGCGGCGATCCACTCGTCGGCGGCGACCCGAAACCGCTGGAACCAGCGGGTGTGGAAGGTCGTGCGTCCGCGGCGGGCGACGTCGAACGTCCCCGACTCCGCGGGGAGGGTGTCGACGGTCGACGCGCGGTCGACGCCGTCGACGGCCCACGTCCACGGGACGGGTGCGGTCGTTCGCAGGCGGAGCGGGATCGGCAGGCGGTTGCGGACGGTGACCCGGAGCCGGACGGGTTCGTCGGGCGCGTATCGCTCGCGGTCGGTCGCGCAGTCGACGACGAGGGCGCGCCGGCGGACCCACTGGGGGAGGAGGGCGTGACTCGCCTTTGCGGCGTCGAGCGAGCGCGTCGTCCCGGGCGTCGACGTCGAGGACGGCGAGTTCTCCCGACGGGGCGGCGCGGTCACGGACCGCCCTCCAGCAGGTCGTGGTACGGACAGGCGATCGCGTGATCGCCGGCTTCGTCGACGTGCTCCAGGTCCGGGTGGGCATCCCACTCACCGCAGTCGTCCTGTGCGATCGGACAGCGGGTGTGGAAGGCACAGCCGTCGGGCGGATCGGTCGCCGAGGGGACGGTCCCGTCGAGGACGACGCGGTCGCCGTCCCATCGGGGGTCGGGTTCCGGGATCGCCGAGAGCAGCGCGTAGGTGTAGGGATGATAGGGGGGCGAGAACACCTCCCCGACGCTGCCGCGCTCGACGACGTGTCCGAGATACATCACCGCCACTCGGTCGGCGAGATGTTCGACGACCGAGAGGTCGTGAGCGACGAGGAGGTACGCGAGGTCACGCTCCGCCTGCAGGTCGGCCAGCAGATCGAGGATGCCCGCCTGCACCGAGACGTCGAGGGCGCTGACTGGCTCGTCACAGACGACGAATTCGGGATCGACCGCGAGCGCGCGGGCGATGCCGACGCGCTGGCGCTGGCCGCCGGAGAGTTCCCGCGGGTAGCGCGCGGCGTGACTCGGGCGGAGGCCGACCGTCTCCAGCAGGTCGGCGACCCGCCGGTCGCGGTCGGCGGCGAGGTCGTGGGCGTCGATCCCCTCGACGATCGCGTCGCCGACGGTGAGGCGCGGGTCGAGACTGGCGGTGGGGTTCTGGAAGACGTACTGGAGGTCGCGGCGCCGCTCCCGGAGTGCGTCCGGCGACAGCGTGCCGAGGTCGTCGCCGCGGTGGTAGACCGAGCCGTCGGTCGGCTCGTCGAGGTGGAGGAGAGTGCGCCCGAGCGTACTCTTGCCACACCCGGACTCGCCGACCACCGCCAGCGTCTCGCCGGCGCGTACGGTCAGGTCGACGCCCTGAACGGCCTGCACCCACCGACGCCGCCCGAGCAGCCGATCGAGAAAGCGATCCGAGGTGGGGTACTCCTTGACCAGCCCCTCGGCGCGGAGCAGCGGGGCGGTCACCGATCCTCACCCCGATCGGGGGCGCCGTCGGGACGGTCGGTGTCGTCGACCTCGACGGCGAACGTCAACTCGCCGTCGAGGTCGCCGGTGTAGGCGAGACAGGCCGCCCGGTGGGTCGTCCCCTCGGCGTCGTCGTCGACCGCGGCGAGCGGCGGGTCGCGTTTCGTGCAGGCGTCCTCGGCGTAGGGACACCGCGGGTGGAACCGACAGCCGGGCGGCGGCGCCGAGAGGTCCGGCATCGACCCCGGGAGCGTTGCGAGGCGGTCGCGGTCGTCGCCGAGTCGGGGCACCGCGCTCAACAGCCCTGCGGTGTAGGGGTGTTTGGGGTCGTAGAACAGTTCCTCGACGTCGGCCCGTTCGACGGCCTGCCCCGCATACATCACCAGCACGCGGTCGCAGAACTCCGCGACGACGCCGAGGTCGTGGGAGACGAGTTGGACGGCGAGGTCGTCGGCCGCGAGGTCGTCGAGCAGTTCCAGCAACTGCGCCTGGACGGTCACGTCGAGTCCGGTCGTCGGTTCGTCGGCGATCAGCAGGGCGGGGTCGCCCGCGAGCGCCATCGCCACGAGTACGCGCTGGGCCATGCCGCCGGAGAACTCGTGGGGGTACTGGCTGGCGCGCGTCGCCGGGTCGGGGATCCCGACTCGCTCCAGCAGCGAGACGGCGCGGTCGTGGGCGGCCTCGCCCGCCAGATCGGTGTTTGCACGCACCGCCTCGGCGACCTGCTCGCCGACAGTGTAGACGGGGTTGAGCGCCGTCTCGGGGTCCTGAAACACCATCCCGATCTCGCCGCCTCGGACCGATCGCAGGCGGTCGTCGGTTGCGGTCCGAAGATCCTCTCCGGCGAAACGGACCGTTCCTCCCTCGATCCGCCCGGAGGCCTCGAGCAGGTCGAGGACGGCGAGCGCGGCGGCGGTCTTGCCCGCGCCGCTCTCGCCGACGACGCCCAGTCGCTCGCCGCGGTCGACGGCATAGGAGAGCCCGTCGACCGCACGCACGACGCCCTCCTCGGTGTAGAACCGCACGTCGAGGTCCTCGACTTCGAGCAGCGCCATCAGCGCGCCTCCCGGCGGTAGGCGTCGCCCTCGGCGTCCGGATCGAGGGCATCTCGAACGCCGTCGCCGACGAGGTTGATCGCGAGGACGAACAGGAAGATGGCGAGCCCCGGGAAGACGGTGACCCACCACTCGCCGCCGACGAGGGTGTCGCGGCCGGCCGAGAGCATGCTCCCCCACTCGGCGGTGCCCGGCGGGAGGCCGAGGCCGAGGAAGCCGAGCGCTGCGGCCGAGAGGACGACGGTGCCGACGTTGAGCGTCGCCTGGACGACGACGGGGGCGACGGCGTTGGGGACGACGTGCCGGGCGAGGACGTGCCGGTCGCGCACGCCGAGTGCCCGTGCCGCGAGCACGTAGTCGCGCTCGACGACGCTCAACACCTCGCCCCGAAGCAGGCGGGCGTAGCTGATCCAGCCGACGGCGACGAGTGCGGCGACGAGTTTCCAGAATCCCTGGCCGAAGGTGGCGACGAACGCGATGGCGAGGACGAGAAACGGAAAGGCATAGAGCACGTCGACGAGTCGCATGATCGTCTCGTCGACCCATCCGCCGACGTAGCCCGCCAGCGCCCCCAGCGGGACGCCGACGGTGACGGCGAGGCCGACGGCGATGGCGCCGATGGAGAGGCTGTACCGTCCCCCGTAGAGCACGCGGGAGAACACGTCGCGGCCGGCCCAGTCGGTGCCGAAGGGGTGGGCGAGCGAGGGGGAGAGATACGGCTCGGCGACGCCGGAGGCCGCGGGATCGTACGGCGCCAACGCGATCGGCTGGACGACCACGCCGCCGACCTCGATGGGGCGAGCGAAGAGGGCAAGCAGCGCCATGACGCCGATGACGCCGAGGCCGACGACGGCGGTGCGGTCGCGGCGGAACCGCCGCCAGGCCCGTCGCCGGCGGTCGACCGAGGCGGTCGCGTCTGGCGCCGCGTCCGTCGTTCCGTCGTCGGCGTCCACTCCCTCGAAGCCGCGCACGCGCAGTCGGCCGCGGTCGGCGAGCGGATCCGGTCCGGTCATGATCGGTAGCGAATCCGTGGATCGAGGTAGGCGTACAGTACGTCCGCGAGGAGGTTGGCGACGACGACGGCGACCGCCGCGTCGTCGCCGTCGCGGGTGAGCGCGTCCGATCGAACTGGAAGTGGGTGCCGGATCATGATCGGTAGCGAATCCGTGGATCGAGGTAGGCGTACAGTACGTCCGCGAGGAGGTTGGCGACGACGACGGCGACCGCCACGAGCAACACCACGGCCTGCACGACGGGGAAGTCGCGCTGGAGGATGGCGCGGACGAGCAGGCGGCCGAGGCCGGGCCACGAGAAGACCCGCTCGATGACGACGGCGCCATCGAGGAGGACGGCCACCTGGAGCGCGGCGACGGTGACGACCGAGATCAGCGAGTTCCGCAGGACGTGTTTGACCAGCACCGTCCGCTCTGGGAGCCCTTTCGCGCGGGCGGTGCGCACGTAGTCCCGCCGGAGTTCCTCGCCGACGGCCGAGCGGGTGAGCCGCGTGAAGAGGGCGGCCGAGGCGGTGCCGAGGGTGAGCGCCGGCAGCGCGAGGAAGGCGAGCGATTCGGGGGCAAGAAGCGGCGCGACCGGCGGGATGACGGGCACGAGGTTCAGGTGGACGCCGAACACGAGGATGAGTAGGAGCCCGAGCCAGAAGTTCGGTGTGGCGATGCCGGCGAGCGCGACGACGCGGCTGATCTCGTCGGCGGGACCGCCACGGTTCACCGCTGCGAGGACGCCGGCGGGCACGCCAACGAGGAGCGCGACGACCAGCGCGGCGGTGCCGAGTGCCAGCGTCGCGGGCAGTCGTGCCGCGACGGCGGCGCGGACGCTCCGGTCGGAGACGACCCGCTCGCCGAAGTCGAGGTGGAGGACGTCCCACAGCCAGAGCGCGTACTGCGTGGGGAGGGGTTCGTCGAGGTGGTACTGGGCGCGGAGCGACGCGCGGAGGTCGGGGGTCGACTCCTGGAACTGGAGGACGTAGTCGACGGGCGTCCCCGGGAGGAGTTTCACGAGGCCGAAAGTGAGCACGGAGACGCCGATGAGGATCGGGACCGTCAACAGGACCCGCCGCAGGACGTACCGTCGTAGTGACATCGGCTCGTGGCTCACCCGCCCCCGGTCGCGGTGTAGGTGTCGGCCCAGGGGGCGTAGATGGCGGTGAACTCGCCGGCGTCGATTGGATAGGTGCGAAAGCCCTCGACTGCGGCCGATCGGACGGCTTCGAGGCGTCTGTTGAAGCGGATGAAGGCGGCGGGCACGTCGGCGACGATCCGGCGCTGGGCGTCCTCGTAGAGCGCGCGGCGCTCGGCGGTGTCGTACGTCGCCAGCGCCTCGTCGAGCAGGCGGTCCACCTCGTCGTTCGCGTAGTGGGCGGCGTTACAGCACGAGGGGGTGGCCTGATCGCCGTGAAAGAGGTTCCGGAGGTAGGTGTCGGGGTCCCAGCCGCCGGTCCACCCGAGCGCCATCATCGAGTCCGACTGGTTGGAGTCGCCGGCCAGCACCCGCGAGACGTAGGTGTTCCACTCGAACTGGTCGAGCGAGACGTCGAAGAAGTCGGTGCGGTCGAGTTCGTCGCGGACGAGTTGTGCCCACCGCACCCGTTCCGGCGTCTCGTTGGTGACGATGGTCGTCTCGTAGGGGGGCGAGACGTCGAGCGTCTCGAAGCCGGACGCCAGCAGTTCGCGTGCGCGCTCGGGGTCGTACCCCTGGTGTTCGTCGCGCATCTCGGCCTGGAACGACTCGGAGGAGTAGTCGTCGAGCAGGGGGGAGATGGGGGCGTACGCCGGGCGGCCGATCCCGCCGTACACCGAGGAGATGATCTCCTCCCGGGGGATCAGTCGAGCGATCCCCTTTCGCACCTCCCGGTTCGAGAACGGGGCGGAGGCGAGGGGGAAGACGACCATCTCGAACCCGCCGGCGAGGCGGTCGGTGACGGTGATGGCGTCGTCATCGCGGAGGTCGGCGATCGCGTCGGCCGGTGGGTTGTTCGCGAGGTCGACGTCGCCGGCTCGGAGCGCGGCCACCTGCGAGGGCCCCTCGACGATGATGCGGAAGGTGAGCGTCTCGATGGGTGGCTCGTCGGGCACCTCGCCGGCGCCGTCGTACCAGTGATCGTCAGCGCGGGTGAGCCGGAAGAGCTGGTCGGGTTCGTGGGTGTCGAAAGCGTAGGGGCCGGTCCCGACGGGGGTCGTCGAGAGGTCGAGATCGCCGGCGGCGGCCGCCTCGGGGACGATCGGCACGCCCCCAAGTGAAACCCGGAAGGGCGCGTACCGGTCGGTGAGGGTCACGTCGAGCGTGTGGTCGTCGACGATCGTCGCGTCGTCGTACCAGAGGTAGACGTCGGATTCGCGGGGCGTCCCCTCGTAGCGCTCGAAGGTGGCGACCACGTCGCTCGCGGAGAACTCGCTCCCGTCGTGGAAGGTGACGCCCTCGCGGAGGGAGAGTCGCCAGGTGAGTTCGTCCTGCCGCTCGACCGCGGTGGCGAGGGCCGGGCGCGCCTGCCCCTCGAAGTCGATCGCGAGGAGCGGTTCGTAAACGAGGCCGAAGGCCTTTCGCGAGGTGGTGTCGTTCGCCCGCGCCGGATCGTAATTTTTCACGTCGGCGGCGAGCGTCGCGACGAGTTCGGCGCCGTTCGATCCGCCCGAGTCACCCGTACAGCCGGCGACACCGGCGGCAGCCGTCGCCCCGACCCAGCGAAGCAGTCGGCGGCGTGATGTGGTGGCCGGTGGCATACTGTACGTCCGGCGGCCGACGCCGAAATAGGCTACGGTCGGACGACGGTCGTCCGATCAGGCCGGCGCGGGCGTCGGTGCCCGCGGCGGGCGTTCGGGGCCGCCGCCACCCGGCCCGCTGGCCGGCGTGTCGGCGTCCGGTTCCTGTGGGGCGCCGGGCGTCTTCTCGCCGGTCACGAGGAAGTCGGCGAGATTGCCGATGAGGACCTCGTTGTCGGCGTCGTAGGCGTTCTCGCGCGAGAGGAAGGAGGTGTCACCGACGGCGGTCACGTTCCCGCCCTCGCTCCGCGCGAGGACGGCGTACCGACCGGCGTCGCGGGTCGTCGACAGGGTCGTCCCCTCGGTGCCGACGAGGACGCGCGTGCCGCTGCCCGTCCGGATCGGCACGGCGTCGCGAACCACGACGCGCTCGATGCCGTCCGCGAGGCCGGCGCTCGACGCCGGCCGCGCGTAGATGCTCTTGTAGTTGTTGTCGTTCTCCTGCATGTTGTAGAGGTAGCCCGAACCGTAGGCGAGGCCGTACGTCGAGGCCAGCCCCGTCGTCCGGGGTGCGGTGGGTTCGAAGCTCCCGAGGCCGAACAGCAGGCCGCCGGAGGCCTGGACGGAGGGTGGCCCGCCCATCACGAGGACGCGACCGCCGGCGTCGGTGAAGGCTTCGACGCCCGCGAGTTCGTCGCTCGTGTACCGCTCCTGGGGGCTGGCGACGACGAACGCGTCGGCCGAGCGGAGCGACTCGTTGAGGCTGCGGCGCTGGCCGCGGTAGAACCGCACCCGGTGGCCGTTCTCGACGAGCGCCGAGAGCATGGGTTCGAGTTGGGTCTTCGAGACGCTGTTCCGATGGCCCACGTCGACGAGGACGGTCTTCCCGCTCGTCGAACTCTCCATGCTGATCTCGCCTTGCTCGGGCGTCTCGTCGGGGAGGACCGTGCCGGGCTGGAACTGCTGGTTCTCGACGGTCGTGGCGTCGCTCCCGGGGTCGTCGCCCGAGCCGAGTGCGTAGGGGGCGACGGCCGCACCGCCGACGAGCACGACCACGATGACGACGAACAGGGCGGCGAGTCTGGACTTAGGCGCTGACATTACCGATCACCTCGTCTTGGGTTCGCACGTCCCCGTACACCATCAGGTAGGTGGGGGACTCGACGGCGTCGTAGCCGACCGGGCTCTTCTCGACGACGACCGTGCCGCCGTCTTGCGTACTGAGGAGGAAGAGCCCGCCGGTCCGTGGCGGTTCTTTGCGATAGACCTCGTAGTCGTCGAGGCCGGCCGCGTTGGCGGCCTGTCGGATGGCGTCCTGCGTCGAGCCGATGTCGTCGGCCATTCCGTTCTCGACGGCCCGGGCGCCGGTGTACACCTTCGCGTGGGCGACCTCGGTGCGGGTGAGTTCGAGGTCGTCGCTGCGGTGTTTCATGACGCTCCCGACGAACGCGCGCTGGAGGGTTTCGA
This window encodes:
- a CDS encoding DUF4350 domain-containing protein, coding for MSAPKSRLAALFVVIVVVLVGGAAVAPYALGSGDDPGSDATTVENQQFQPGTVLPDETPEQGEISMESSTSGKTVLVDVGHRNSVSKTQLEPMLSALVENGHRVRFYRGQRRSLNESLRSADAFVVASPQERYTSDELAGVEAFTDAGGRVLVMGGPPSVQASGGLLFGLGSFEPTAPRTTGLASTYGLAYGSGYLYNMQENDNNYKSIYARPASSAGLADGIERVVVRDAVPIRTGSGTRVLVGTEGTTLSTTRDAGRYAVLARSEGGNVTAVGDTSFLSRENAYDADNEVLIGNLADFLVTGEKTPGAPQEPDADTPASGPGGGGPERPPRAPTPAPA
- a CDS encoding ABC transporter ATP-binding protein, translating into MALLEVEDLDVRFYTEEGVVRAVDGLSYAVDRGERLGVVGESGAGKTAAALAVLDLLEASGRIEGGTVRFAGEDLRTATDDRLRSVRGGEIGMVFQDPETALNPVYTVGEQVAEAVRANTDLAGEAAHDRAVSLLERVGIPDPATRASQYPHEFSGGMAQRVLVAMALAGDPALLIADEPTTGLDVTVQAQLLELLDDLAADDLAVQLVSHDLGVVAEFCDRVLVMYAGQAVERADVEELFYDPKHPYTAGLLSAVPRLGDDRDRLATLPGSMPDLSAPPPGCRFHPRCPYAEDACTKRDPPLAAVDDDAEGTTHRAACLAYTGDLDGELTFAVEVDDTDRPDGAPDRGEDR
- a CDS encoding ABC transporter permease translates to MSLRRYVLRRVLLTVPILIGVSVLTFGLVKLLPGTPVDYVLQFQESTPDLRASLRAQYHLDEPLPTQYALWLWDVLHLDFGERVVSDRSVRAAVAARLPATLALGTAALVVALLVGVPAGVLAAVNRGGPADEISRVVALAGIATPNFWLGLLLILVFGVHLNLVPVIPPVAPLLAPESLAFLALPALTLGTASAALFTRLTRSAVGEELRRDYVRTARAKGLPERTVLVKHVLRNSLISVVTVAALQVAVLLDGAVVIERVFSWPGLGRLLVRAILQRDFPVVQAVVLLVAVAVVVANLLADVLYAYLDPRIRYRS
- the trmY gene encoding tRNA (pseudouridine(54)-N(1))-methyltransferase TrmY, giving the protein MRQFVVVGHEAPTAPEFTLDDLAGGAGRLDVLCRCVTSAFFLSHAIREDVRVHLVLGDAFTITFEGSDLRRLNPDERSTAALIRGALERREDAIGHQPVESSPGVSIRRRGFEATLDALDGTLVQLHEAGTPVVDRDPPSDPVFALSDHRDFADREADCLSERADRRVRLGPRALHADHAITVAHNYLDTEGFRSY
- a CDS encoding ABC transporter substrate-binding protein yields the protein MPPATTSRRRLLRWVGATAAAGVAGCTGDSGGSNGAELVATLAADVKNYDPARANDTTSRKAFGLVYEPLLAIDFEGQARPALATAVERQDELTWRLSLREGVTFHDGSEFSASDVVATFERYEGTPRESDVYLWYDDATIVDDHTLDVTLTDRYAPFRVSLGGVPIVPEAAAAGDLDLSTTPVGTGPYAFDTHEPDQLFRLTRADDHWYDGAGEVPDEPPIETLTFRIIVEGPSQVAALRAGDVDLANNPPADAIADLRDDDAITVTDRLAGGFEMVVFPLASAPFSNREVRKGIARLIPREEIISSVYGGIGRPAYAPISPLLDDYSSESFQAEMRDEHQGYDPERARELLASGFETLDVSPPYETTIVTNETPERVRWAQLVRDELDRTDFFDVSLDQFEWNTYVSRVLAGDSNQSDSMMALGWTGGWDPDTYLRNLFHGDQATPSCCNAAHYANDEVDRLLDEALATYDTAERRALYEDAQRRIVADVPAAFIRFNRRLEAVRSAAVEGFRTYPIDAGEFTAIYAPWADTYTATGGG
- a CDS encoding ABC transporter ATP-binding protein, with the translated sequence MTAPLLRAEGLVKEYPTSDRFLDRLLGRRRWVQAVQGVDLTVRAGETLAVVGESGCGKSTLGRTLLHLDEPTDGSVYHRGDDLGTLSPDALRERRRDLQYVFQNPTASLDPRLTVGDAIVEGIDAHDLAADRDRRVADLLETVGLRPSHAARYPRELSGGQRQRVGIARALAVDPEFVVCDEPVSALDVSVQAGILDLLADLQAERDLAYLLVAHDLSVVEHLADRVAVMYLGHVVERGSVGEVFSPPYHPYTYALLSAIPEPDPRWDGDRVVLDGTVPSATDPPDGCAFHTRCPIAQDDCGEWDAHPDLEHVDEAGDHAIACPYHDLLEGGP
- a CDS encoding ABC transporter permease; the encoded protein is MTGPDPLADRGRLRVRGFEGVDADDGTTDAAPDATASVDRRRRAWRRFRRDRTAVVGLGVIGVMALLALFARPIEVGGVVVQPIALAPYDPAASGVAEPYLSPSLAHPFGTDWAGRDVFSRVLYGGRYSLSIGAIAVGLAVTVGVPLGALAGYVGGWVDETIMRLVDVLYAFPFLVLAIAFVATFGQGFWKLVAALVAVGWISYARLLRGEVLSVVERDYVLAARALGVRDRHVLARHVVPNAVAPVVVQATLNVGTVVLSAAALGFLGLGLPPGTAEWGSMLSAGRDTLVGGEWWVTVFPGLAIFLFVLAINLVGDGVRDALDPDAEGDAYRREAR